From Daucus carota subsp. sativus chromosome 6, DH1 v3.0, whole genome shotgun sequence:
CCAGGCAGTCTCTCTCTCCAATCTGAGTTATACATAAATAGAATGACACCATATACTGCGGTAAGTAGTAACTTGTGGACGGCCCACAATCCCCATTTGACCCGATTTCTGTGTTCACCATCGGTGATAAATAGTGGAACTGAAAATCCATACAGGTAGATCGCCTACAGCATGATGAGAAGCAAGAAGATAATCATCCAATACTTTTGAAGAGAAGCATGAATATTATCTAGATTTAACCAATAGAAAAGAATGACAGAAGATTAGACCACTTCTAAACCACTTCCTGTTCACCATAGTGTTATGCTTTAAAAACATAACTGTAAAGTCATACCCCCATGCCAAAGGAAAACATCAACTGATCAACACTAACTTCATTTGTTTTCTAGGATCACAGTGGCTCAAGTTTAGAGAACGGGATAGTACTGCAAACATAGACCAAAAAATCGAAGATGCTTGATTTTGTCTCCACTCTTTTGACCTTGTAAATAAATTGTAAATTGTGATGTGAAGAAATAGGACTAGATGACGTGTGATTTGCATTAGAATGTGAGTAAAAATAAATACAGGATAAGTTAATAAGTTTGATTACATAATAGTTACTTTCAGTCCCAATTACATATATGTAGTTCATTTCTCAACTCGATCATATAATGATCTAGGTTACTTAATTTTTCCAATCCCAAGCCCCTGTACATTTCGaactattaatttatagatgaGCCAATAAGGAGCATTTGAACGTATTTCAAATTCTTGACCTAAACTCTTAGTACAACAGAAGTATGCTTCTCTACATAAATTATCAAAGATAATCCAATATGATCCTCTCTCTCTTACCTTGCAACTTTAACATGTAATTAAGTATTTCaaagaattttcaaattaagTGCTCAAGCAATGACAGATTATTCTGAGGACGAATAATATTACTGACGATACCTTGAGGAGTATGTCAAAAGCAACAATGAGACCCGAGACAACAAACGTCCTGGTCAAACCTTCTTTTCCGCTAGAATGATTTCCTTGGAGTAAGAAGGCCACCAAGCTTACTTCAAGAAAAAGCATCCCAGCATCTGTAAAAAGCGAAAGAGCATTCCATGGTGTTTCTTTTGCAGAAGTGCATTCCCATGCCTGTACCAAACTAACAAAGTCTTATCAATATGATAAACAACCTGATATGCATTTGCCTGTTCATAACAATGTCAGGAATTTTTGCAGTAACAAACTTTCAGGGTGAATGTTTTAACAGAAGGATATGCATATTTTTAGAAATAGTCAAGCAGACTGATATCTTTGCACACTGGTCTATACCCCTGGTGCCAACTGCAGTAAGGATCTTATTTCAAATATGATAATTTTTCTATATTGCAGttcaaaaaattcattttattgctGTCCCCCATCCCTTCAGAACCTCAttcaattttcatttaaatctaTTGTTTTTTCCGATTCTGTAAGGCGATCGCACATGTCGAAAGTGTACATGTTATTACGACTTTGCTAGTAAATTTATGAAGAACATTGAATAGACAGTAATGTATTGGACATAACAGGTTGATGGAAATTTTCTGTGAAATGAGGCTGATTTGAAGGCTAAAACAAGTTTCTTAGGATTCAGATCATGTGAGACCAAGAGAATGCAGAGATTACATTAGGAAACTCGAAACATAAAGAATCAGGGGAAGAATTATACAACTTGTTCTTCCTCATTGGCTATAATTACAATGAACTAAAACAAGCACTTGCATAACAACTAAAAGCACGGCAATAGATAGAACTGTAGTCTGCTAACTTGCAAAATGCAATCAGTGCACATATAACACTAAGTACTTCAGTACTGCCATACACTTTAGTTCTGGTATCCCATTGCTCTTTgctctaaaaaaattcaaaaacatagTCATTTTGCTACATCAAAGCGGACACTGTTTAAAATTCTCAAAAGTATCATCAAATCaacctataaaaaaaattccatcCATAAGTGTCTATAAGTTCACATATAAAGGATAGAAGCCTCCTTCCGTTTTGttggataaaataaaaattagaagaaaatggaatgaaatgTAAACTATTTTGTAGGTAGACACTCAAAATTTTCCCTTCGTCCGGTTTTCTgtaaatacaataaaattttaaactagaGCCAAATTCCACCAATTCAGTGGGAAGGATGCACATTCCTGATTCCTAGTGATTGTCTTCACAAACCTCATGATTACAAGAGAATCAAGTAAACTTTCATTTCTACACGTTCTAATTTCATCCTTACATTTCCAGTCTTTGAATATACTAAAGTATACGGCAGATAAGAGTGTCATATAATATCCATTTAGTGACTTATACCAACACATCAAGATATTGTGAGAGTTGCTCATCTAACAAAACAAGGTCCCTAAGAAATCTCGAAGCTGGATGTCAAATCCTACACTGAAATCATCAGCTTATTCTGTAAAAATCTCTCCACCCTATTCATGGCTTTATGTtcacaaatatttgaataaacaGAAACAATCTGATACAATCTATACAACTTCCACTTCTATACATTACAAAACctcattaatttataaatttcaattctaTCACCGTATGCCCGCATCTCTCCAAATTCTATACCGAAGCAGAAAATTAAACCATACAACAAATGAATTTCATTCTTTAAACAGTAGAACCTCTACACATTACTAACCACACACTACCAGATAGTTTAATTACTCCAAGATTATTAAGTTTTCAAGTTCAAAACACACTGCTTCCCCGTATTAAATTTCGAGGTCACtaatgcattcaagattctatTGCACATTCTTTTGGTAATAAGTCATTAGAGTAATTACAAAATCATGCAAACCTGAAGCAAGCACCAAGCAAGATTAAAAAACACCACGAACCAAACTGAACCGTAATACGCAATCATAACAACTGATCGCCCATTCAAGAGCTTAACAAAGCTCTTCTTTGCCTGAAATgctaaaaacaacaaaaacataACACAAGGCAAAACCAATGCTACATTGTGCCAGAATCCATGGCAATTTATAAGCCATCCGTACATATTCCCGCCATTTTTATCAACATCTAATGAATTTGAGTTTGATATAACTGAGAATGGTGATTGTGCAATTGCTTCTAAATCTTTCATGATTGTGTCAAATTGGAGCTTTGTGTGAGAGATAAATGTCTGTTGTATGCATGTGTAGAGGTAATTGAGATGTGGAATTGTTAATTGGAGATTGTTGATATTGGGGGAAATTTAGGATGGTGAGGAAGCCCTAACCCTAATTTTGGTTTTGATTGTgtttttgttccttttttttttttatgatatcaGGGGaaatttgggattgtgtttttattttgttcttgTACTGATATTTCCATTCCATaaatatcaatatcaatattctctatatatttataccgtgtttggaagttagcGGTTTGAGAAAAAATTAGAAGTTTGGGGTGAGTCGGAGGTTTgactatttcaatccgctaatgatagtgtttgatagttaggagattgaaatagaggtttggcctcaaaaagctaatttttaaaaagctattttgagaaatttttgTTAGCGGTTTTGATATGTGTCATAAAAAGCTAATgaaacagctatttaccaaacagttttacacgaaaccgctaattcaatccgctagtcaaaacatctaattcaattagctagtcaaaacatataattcaatccgctaacaactAACCGCTAACAGCTAATTTCCAAACAGAGCCTTAATGACGGCCGCGAACGATCCCAAAGTAACGAGCTTTTTGTCACTTCATTGTCTTTTACTTGCTTTTATTAAGCAGCACTAATTTAGATTTGGATATCAGATATTCTGTATGGAAACTCGACCCAAAATTCaaatccgatccaaatccgaaaCTCGaaagtattttaaaattcaccgatttttgaccggctttttccgattaatcccgtattttgaccgattaatcccaATTTTGATCGACTTTCAGAAAAAACGATTTTTCAACcaattaacgcttaatcgagatGGTGGCCGATCGAACATCGATTAATCAGATTAATCGCCGAATTTTTAAACACTgagtattacatccaaatgaaagattctgagtccaaatatttttatttaaatcaaataaaacaatcaaaaaattaaaaatgaatagtagataaatttttaaaaatctaaaaatattatctaaaatactagaattcaaaatctttcatttggatgtgataccattcataaaaaatgtgcgaaagtcgatatataatattttcataatctCTTCTATATATAATAGCAGAACAGGGGGATAAAATTGGTGATACTTTTAAATCCTTAGGACAAGTATTTGCTGAGACAATTTAATCAGTGTTAAAAGACAGTTTTGTCCCCTCCAATAATATAGCCGGTGTGAACTCAGTGCTTCCAAAACACTTCCTTCCCCAAAACTCTCTACCTGCCCAGGCGCTTGTCATTCAATCAAAGAGTTTCCTTGAGATGGGTCGCTGTGGGTGCTGTTGTGCATGCTCGACGCAATTGTTCTCTTTCATTTAATTCCTAGAGTGAGTTGTGCTTTAGGTGATTGAAGCTTTTTTTCCAGGGTTTGTGTTAATTTTCGCTCATACGGTGTGTTCATTCTATGTTGTGTCTAGATATGTTGCATACATAATGGCGGATGATGCATGTTTCTATGTGCTGCATACATAACCGTTGGAGGATCAGGAAACAGCTCCTGCAAAGTGCTTGAGCTATAGTGATAAAAATCGTTTTTTAATTGGTGAATTGGTTCTGGCCTGTTTGTCTTTCTTTCTGGGAAGCTGTGGAATTTGGGTATCGCAACTGGTTTTCAGGAGTTTGTTGGTCATTTCAGAGGTTTCAAAGAAACAAGATACTGCACAGCACTTGATTCGTCGAGCCTATACTTTCAGGATTTGCTAAGAAACCAGGTACAACATTTGATCATGCCATCATGTTTTTGCTTCATCGGATTCAATTTTGTTTACATTTTAATCGGTTCCAAGATGCAAGCAGCAATATAACCTTAATCCATAGATTCCATATAGGTGATggggttttatattaaaaaataaaaccacCTATAATTCATCATCTTATGAGTGATGgcgatttattttttttgtcatagtgTGATATAAAGTTctagatatacatatataaggcAAAATACAGTAAAAAATCTAGAAATCAATAATGTCGGGACCGgggaaatttattaatttagagagttattaatttatcgataaatcaataattattaatttaaagagtttttaacaGATTAAACTGTACAGGGCAAACAAAAGGCAAATTAATCTATACCTCTTAGATTTACATTGGAGCGAACCTTGGGAATCAAAGTAAATTAGTAACTACTGTGTTCATATGTTTTGGAAGTGAATAATGACTTTTGAAGTACTGTATAGTGACTGTAGATAAGAGGAATAAATAAGAGGAATAAATAAGAGGAATAAATGTGTTCGGTGTACAGTATTCTTAAGTAAGTTCACGTGAGGTATTGGATGCAACAAGAAAACTTATAGATGAGCTCCAAATAGATTTGAACTTCAAAGAAAAATAGGCAACTATTGAATCATATTTCAATagagtgtaatatatttttcttcagcttttatgaattattaatttatgattttcttggaACCGAAAAAAATAAAGGGATCTCCCGAAAAATTatgatcttattattttatctgctttttcaattttttacattggcccaagtcgggaatatatattttttttagagagtttattaatttaccgagtattaatttaaagagtttctactgtaCCTTTGCCTTGCCTCACCAGGTTTGTGTTGATGTTATAGGCTTTCTTTTGAGGGAAAAATAAATGAGGATCCTATTGCTTTTTTATATGGCTCAAGTAGTTCATGTTGGCACAAATAATCAATGAGATAGGCACTTACTCGCACTGCCCAAATATATAATGCACTACCTTGGCTATATAATTTTGCTcttattatatagttaatttTAATGTTCAGATTCATGATAGAGAGTCACATGTCTTATAGTAGATTAAGTAAGCAATTTTTACAGGttatactatattttacaaaagcTAGCAAAGTATATGCATCTGGTCTTTGCTTCCATGTATTATTGCTTTAGTTTTCCCCTGCATCATATGAATTCCCCCCTGCTTGAACAGGTCTTTAAAACTGGTGTTGTTATGGACGACCAGCTGGACACTGCATCAGGTGGGTTACAAAGCTGTCTCCCAGTTCATGATGCATGGCCCATGTGGAGCAGCAAATCCTAAATGCCCCTGCATGTCCAATGGCCAATGCACAAAACATTATCCAAAAAATTTTAGTGACGTAACGGTTATGGATGCAGACGGCTATGCCAGGTATAGGAGGCGGGATACAAAACAAACCGTGGAGTGCAATAATATACACTTGGATAACAGGTATCTCACAAATTCAAAGTATAAATTGTTTACCAATTCTGCATTGCTTTGGTAATGTACCTATGTTACAATTATTATGTAAGATCAAAAATATGCCCATCAAATGTTAGGTAGcctgatataaaatttatgaacaaTTCAAATAGAAGGGCAGATCACATTTCAAAGTAAATTGCACGGCACTACACATACATTCACTTATTTATGCTCACTGCTTTATTAATTAGGCATGTGGTCCCTTATCATCGTGGCCTTCTCGTGAAATACCAAGCACACATAAATGTTGAATGGTGCAATCGTACCCTCTCTATAAAATATCTGTTCAAATATATTGGCAAGGGTCCAGATACAGTGACAATTCTGTTAGAGAGTCATGGAACACAAGCACCAACTACAGACATACCCTCGAGCTCCGTCAAGAAACTGTGTGTAGATGAGGTAAAGAACTATTTGTCATGTCGATATGTGTCAGCAGCCGAGTCATGTTGGCGCCTATTTGAGTTTCCAATACATCACAGGGAGCCTTTTGTTCAGCGATTATATTTTCACTTGGAAAATGAGCAGGAAGTAAGGTTTCGTGACAATGAAACTTTGCCAGAGGTTGTTCGGCGGGTCGACCCTGACGGCACCATGTTTATTCAGTGGATGTTGAATAATCGTAATGATGAGCTTGGGCGGGACTTGACATTTATTAAGTACCCAACAAAATTCAGATGGGATGCATCAGCTAAACGTTGGTTTCGCCGCAAACAAAATATTGAGGTGGTTGGACGCATGGTCTATGCACATCCGGCTTCGGGGGAACGTTTTTACATGCGCTTACTATTGAACCTTGTGGTCGGGCCACAGAGTTTTGAGGACATCAGAACGGTGGACAACATTATATACCCTACGTATAAGGAAGCATGCTTTCATAGAGGATTGCTTGAATCAGATAAAGAATGGCATATTGCTCTTTCCGATGCCTCGCTCTATGCAAATGCATCGCAAATCCGGGACTTATTCGTCACTTTATTAGTTTTCTGTGAAATTAGCAACCCGTCAGAGCTTTGGGAGAGGCATTGGGTAGCACTCACTGATGACATAGAATATACTCGAcggaaaattacaaaattgccAAACTTAAAACTCACTGATGATGACAAGCAAATGTTGGCCCTGGAGGCGATTAATGGGCTGTTAAAGCAATATGGGAAAAAGGTTGCAGATTACCCAGGTTTGCCTGACCTTAATATCTCCTCAGGTACTAAGTACATGAACGAGTTATTGCTAAAAGAGATGATGTATGATCGGGAACAGCTTAAATTAAAGTCAGGTGAGGGTATACAATGCTTGAATTATATGCAGCGAATCATCTTTGATCGAATACTGGAATCAGTGCATACAAATAATGGCGGCTTCTACTTTATATATGGCCCTGGTGGGACGGGGAAAACATTCTTGTGGTCGACTATTATAGCGAGCCTTAGGAGCGAAGGGAAGATTGTCCTACCTGTTGCCTCCTCCGGTATTGCTTCACTACTAATGGAAGGTGGTCGGACAGCTCACTCACGATTTAAAATACCAATTGATGTCAATGAATTTAGCTGTTGTGACATTAAACAAAACACACACCTCGCTGAGCTGATATGTAACACAGCCTTGGTCATTTGGGATGAGGCTCCAATGACTAACCGTTTTGTATTTGAGGCCGTTGATCGCACATTCCGTGATATACGCTCCAAGATTAATGAGGAGTCACGATTATTACCATTTGGAGGGCTGACCATGGTTCTAGGAGGCGATTTCCGACAAATTTTGCCAGTCATTCCTAGGAAAGGACGTCAAGAAGTTGTTGCGGCCAGTATTAACAAGTCAAAGCTTTAGGAAAGTTGTGAGGTGTTTACACTGGACGAGAACATGCGTATTGAGACAAATGTACCAACAGTTACAGTTCGAGGAGCCAAAGTACAATTTAGAGATTGGGTGCTGGCTTTGGGTGATGGATCTGAACAAGGTATTGCACTTGGCGACGACCTGGAACCCTCGTGGATAAACTTACCAGAGGAGGTATGCCTCCTACACCTCATTTCAGTCTATGTTCTGTTCCAACATTAGCATGTTAGTATTACACCATCATGTACTTTCTTTGCACTTGACCCATAGAACCAGGTAAACACACTTCTTAAAAAAATACTCAAGATTAGTTTTTGAGGGGCCTTTGCATCTTCTGAACATGACCCTCACATTAGATTGCCTTGCTacagtatataaattattatctcAAAGAATACTACAATAATTTTCTGTCTAATCAGGGAATCATTAATTCAAGAGTACCATTCGGTGTAatgatttttttcataaaaaaaccACATCTTCAGAATCACCACTTGTCCTTAATGAAGAAAATGGCCATGCCATTTACAGTCATATTAGTGCTACACTTGCGTATAGAAATCTGAAGTACAGAATTTGGTTCAAGGAGTTATCTACTTTGGGATACAGGCAATAAATTTTCACTCAAAACATGTTTTCCATTTCTACACGAGGAATGCTTATTAAATTATAGCGTACTCTCATCCAAATACATGTGCTGCAGGTCTTTGTTAACTACTCTGGTGATCCAGTACAGGCAATGGTTAATGAAATCTATGCGGAAATGGATCAAAAACATGGTGACGTAGAGTATCTACGCAATCGAGCTATATTAACACCCCTCAATGAGCATGTTGAAAACGTCAATATCAATGTTTTGCAGAGGCTACCAGGGGAGTTCAAAGTCTACAACAGCTGTGACAGTATCTGTAAGGGTTCTACATTCTCTGAGGCAGACGATGTCTTATACCCTCCTGAATTCTTTAACTCACTCAAATTTAGTGGTATGCCAAATCATGAAATCAGAGTTAAAATTGGAGCGCCGATAATGCTTCTGCGTAACCTAAATGCCAAGAAGGGGTTGTGCAATGGTACCAGGCTGATAATCACACAATGTTACCCGTTTCTGATAGAGGCCCTGATATTGACAGGTAATAGAATTGGTGATACAACATACATCCCAAGGATAAATATGTGCCCGGCTGATAACACATTGCCCTTTAATCTGAAACGAAAGCAGTTTCCGATAGCCGTTTGTTATGCGATGACCGTCAATAAAAGCCAGGGACAAACGGTCCAGAATGTCGGGTTATATCTACCAAGCCCGGTTTTCGGCCATGGGCAGTTCTATGTCGCGGTTTCCAGAGTCACATCGCCAACTGGACTTAGAATAGTTGTGGTTGACAGTGCTAAGGACCAAACAGGTTTAACAAAAAATGTGGTGTACCATGAGGTCTTCGAGAACCTGCCATGAATATATGCTATATATATGAAAAGCCTGATGTCTTTACATTGATGCGGACGCAAGTCGTATATCAACAATTTTAATACAACCCTGACATAATTGTTAGTTCAGCCGAGGCATAACAAACCTTCCTCTGACAAGCCAAAAAAggtccaaaaaaaataaaacatatgttTCTAAAAAAGGATAACTTATCGTCAGCAGAGTTCACTTTTGGAACACAATGAGCAACAGTAACTTATTACTTGTTCTTAAAACATCTGTGATGGGAAATTTTTGGCTTTGAACTTTTGGAATTGATAATTTTACGCATTGTGGAATATTAAACTCCTCTACCTTAGTTGCACAGTTTCAccggattaaaaaaattattcatttaaatctaaattataggtttcaactaattattctaaaaaatttaCTGACTGATACATGTCATGCATTTGCTACATAAGATAAAACATCAGAGTACTCTAATTTAATATTGTTGACACTGAcactaatttatatacatatacaatccACCAATGAAGGTCTGCTTGGTAATGAAGGGGCTAAGGTATTGCGATCAGTATTGCGATTGTAGAAGATGTAACTACATGCTTTATGAAAGGAAAATAACAACCTTGAAGATGATAGCAACGAAACATTGAACCAGCTCACACATTGGATGCATCGTAGGCACACGACAGTAATTCTGTTTGATAGGTAACCTTTATTTTTCTTCAGAACTCAAATGATGCATCATAATTTCCCTATGGCAATCAGTTTATGTATAATGACTTCCTGTTATAGGTTCCTCTAATCATTGGAAAACGGGAGAACAGGATCAAAAGACAACAGGGAAACTCTGGAGCCGGCATTCAGGTAGTTGATATACATAGGTGTACATGGATTTATTTAGGTGACTCATTCCTCTAGACACAACTTATGATGACAAGTCTGATTCAGCCTAGATCTTTGAAATACTGTGGAATATACAATTTCTTAAATTGAAAAATAGAAAGTCTTTTCCAGTTCTGATAAAGCTCGTCAAACATTCtgcatttcattttattaacaGACATTCGTTAGTTGCGGTTAAATTGGCTTGTTGTGGTATAGTTCATTTGCTGATCCACTGTATGAATTCTCAGGCAATGCATAAATTCTTAAAGGAGAATATGAAGCTCCTGGTAACTGACACTATGAATGGACCAGATCCATCTTTACCATGCATCTGTGAAGACTTCAATTCAGGTGTTGCTGCTGCCTGCAATAAAAActgcagaaaaataaaaaagagaaaCGAGAAATCGTGTGCTTACCGGGGTTCAATAAAATGGACATAAAATCTCAGCGACTTCGTAAGGTATGTATTCCCCTGCCTTGTGGTTACAATCTTTAGTCATTGATTAGAACATGAAAATGTTTTTGAGTTTCTGTAATCACATAATTATGaatacaataaaaattaaaataaaatgtatatgCTACCAGCCCTCTGAGATCTTAGACAAGCTGCTTAATATTGCAAACTTATGGTGTGTTTCCGATGACGATAATGAAATTTTATGTTGTCTTATACTTGTTCTTGCTCGTACAAAAGATAAACATGCTATATCAACAACAAAGGTATGCGATTTCTCTTCCAGATTTACAAAACCTGTATAGTTGACATAACATATCTCGTTTTACATCTATACCAAAGAGTGGTTCAGTCTTAAGGCACATATTGGAGTTAAACAAATAAACATGTTTGCTCATATCGGTAATTTAAATAGGATGCGTACACAGAAAGTATTTCGCAATTGTGCCTCAATCTAAAACACCTAAACTCAGTCGTGCCTGTTGGAGAGGAGTTTGGAACTAAGCCCAAAATTCAAAAACATTACTCAGAGAATTGCCAAATTGGACACGAGTGTGAGGACTTGCCATGAAACATCGCACGTAAAATTGTATAAGTATGAAAGGCATGCTTTACAattgataatataaaaacaCTGGTGATTTCTTCAAACTAATTGTGATAGAAGGGAGAAACCCTTTGTTTCTTCCTGCATATGTTCTAAACTGACAAGTCTTTCATGAATGCAGAACAATTCGCTGGTGGATTATCAACGAAATCGTGTTGATAATTTGCAAACAAGTACATGTTTGAATGCACACCTTGCCCTAGGTAAGaagaatacatatatattaatacgaTGTGTTAACTGCATACGAAAGGAAAATACACACTGTATTTACATCAACTGCATAATCAAATACTCAAAGCTTAACTGAGACTGTCCACATGACATAAAGACCTCCTAGAAACACAAAAATTATTCACAGTTTCCACCACCATCAATCAAACGACTATAATGAATTATGCACATGCATCAAGTACACGGCGCAACTCAAATTATTTAGCATAGAACATAAACACCTTGTGAGATTAGTTAACCAAGGGCTTCCTCGCAAACACAGTAACCATGAAAGCAATGTTACAGAACAGACAGTTCGTTGCAGGAGGACATTTCTCCTCTAAAAAAACCTTCACACAGGTAGAGTGAATCGGGCAGCATGCTTCAATGTCAACGGCATCTACAAGTTCTGGAAATAGTATATATGAATGGATATCGCTAAGATGGTTAACTGCGGGGACTATAAAATCCTGATAGTTCGGGTGGTTAACAACCCTAATTAGAACTTGTAGTGTAACAACATTATTCCCTTGCTTGTACAGACTACGCAAGATGAAATTACCCACCATGCCTAGAAAATGATTGTTGGCCGATAGTGTGTCCAGCACTGTAAAATGAGCATCAATGTTTCCAGTCCCGTATATGATGGCACGACTTCGTCTATACAGGACGGCGTCACCAATTCCAAGATTTTCAGCTATGCGGAAGAAGTTGTCGAAACATAGCATGTCTGCAGGACTGCCTCTACAGCCATATTTGTACAGAGAACGCAGAGGGAACTTATCCAACAAAGAAGTTATCACAACCTCTCGCTGTGTCCGTGACCAAACtataaagaaattgaaaaaatcttgaaaaccTCCCACCAGCAGAAGCTCAAGAAGAACAATAACTATATCAGTGGGAATGGTAGCAATGTTATTATTCTCTATCCTCATTTTAGAACTCGCGAAATGCCTTTTCAAAGTAGATAGATAAGTACAGATAAAATAACATGCAATGAACAAAATATCtctaactatatataataagctcAATGATAAGAACTTAATGCAGCTCTTTTATGATAGTATCGGTTACGCCCCCTCGCCTTACAAGATTAAATGTGGGGCATACGTGAACCCGGAAA
This genomic window contains:
- the LOC108224897 gene encoding protein CANDIDATE G-PROTEIN COUPLED RECEPTOR 2, whose translation is MKDLEAIAQSPFSVISNSNSLDVDKNGGNMYGWLINCHGFWHNVALVLPCVMFLLFLAFQAKKSFVKLLNGRSVVMIAYYGSVWFVVFFNLAWCLLQAWECTSAKETPWNALSLFTDAGMLFLEVSLVAFLLQGNHSSGKEGLTRTFVVSGLIVAFDILLKAIYLYGFSVPLFITDGEHRNRVKWGLWAVHKLLLTAVYGVILFMYNSDWRERLPARPAFYKYAIIMFCLNVTASLACLLLTGPGFVFGSWLYSFTTICYHALYLPLLYVTFLADFFEEDDFHLESVYYSEMKDAGFFDADWEI
- the LOC108226004 gene encoding uncharacterized protein LOC108226004; protein product: MLTALLIRHVVPYHRGLLVKYQAHINVEWCNRTLSIKYLFKYIGKGPDTVTILLESHGTQAPTTDIPSSSVKKLCVDEVKNYLSCRYVSAAESCWRLFEFPIHHREPFVQRLYFHLENEQEVRFRDNETLPEVVRRVDPDGTMFIQWMLNNRNDELGRDLTFIKYPTKFRWDASAKRWFRRKQNIEVVGRMVYAHPASGERFYMRLLLNLVVGPQSFEDIRTVDNIIYPTYKEACFHRGLLESDKEWHIALSDASLYANASQIRDLFVTLLVFCEISNPSELWERHWVALTDDIEYTRRKITKLPNLKLTDDDKQMLALEAINGLLKQYGKKVADYPGLPDLNISSGTKYMNELLLKEMMYDREQLKLKSGEGIQCLNYMQRIIFDRILESVHTNNGGFYFIYGPGGTGKTFLWSTIIASLRSEGKIVLPVASSGIASLLMEGGRTAHSRFKIPIDVNEFSCCDIKQNTHLAELICNTALVIWDEAPMTNRFVFEAVDRTFRDIRSKINEESRLLPFGGLTMVLGGDFRQILPVIPRKGRQEVVAASINKSKL